One region of Malania oleifera isolate guangnan ecotype guangnan chromosome 6, ASM2987363v1, whole genome shotgun sequence genomic DNA includes:
- the LOC131157584 gene encoding uncharacterized protein LOC131157584 isoform X2, which produces MMVANGFDLWQKDTFFSAAEEVQESADIMESAYRTWVRERREGLAEEDVNELCRELQTALGTAKWQLEEFDRAVRLSYRSCFEENTTTRHRQFVAAIQNQISCVEVALKEYLNEDDKEPLQWVNLDEEERSDLVMFLSGTSGSLPTAKDEYVELGPSMKNFASKNQYNKEDVDLDFNSISSHVPDEIKGFKDVVSINKDGKYIIELAAKEIPVTRDDLNCQADKASGSRRTWSSPNFGALKIVIADEDEQRKASMSSVEATPKEKGAKPMFWKQWFRGHSQAKGGIPSYIQLRGFSWINQLFGRVTVFQRQLQGPQYLQFSCSVRLMLGLMLTIFLIVPFVLYST; this is translated from the exons ATGATGGTAGCGAACGGTTTTGATCTATGGCAAAAGGACACTTTCTTCTCTGCGGCCGAGGAGGTTCAAGAATCTGCCGACAT aatgGAGTCTGCTTACAGGACATGGgtaagagagagaagagaagggcTAGCAGAGGAAGATGTGAATGAACTTTGTAGGGAGCTGCAAACTGCTTTAGGTACTGCAAAATGGCAG TTGGAAGAGTTTGATAGGGCTGTAAGGTTGAGCTATAGAAGTTGCTTCGAAGAAAATACAACTACCAGGCATAGACAATTTGTTGCTGCCATACAAAACCAAATTTCTTGTGTTGAAGTAGCTTTAAAGGAATATCTTAATGAGGATGATAAGGAGCCTCTCCAATGGGTAAATTTAGATGAAGAAGAGCGCTCTGATTTAGTTATGTTTCTCAGTGGAACCTCTGGAAGCTTGCCAACTGCAAAGGACGAGTATGTTGAGCTTGGACCTTCCATGAAAAACTTTGCTTCCAAGAACCAATACAATAAAGAAGATGTAGACCTAGATTTCAATTCCATTAGCAGTCATGTTCCTGATGAAATAAAAGGTTTTAAAGATGTTGTTTCAATTAATAAGGATGGAAAGTACATCATAGAACTAGCAGCAAAAGAAATTCCAGTGACAAGGGATGATTTAAATTGTCAAGCAGATAAGGCAAGTGGTTCAAGAAGAACATGGAGCTCACCAAATTTTGGTGCTTTGAAGATTGTAATTGCTGATGAAGATGAACAGAGGAAGGCATCGATGTCAAGCGTTGAGGCCACACCCAAAGAAAAGGGGGCAAAACCCATGTTCTGGAAGCAATGGTTCAGAGGGCATTCTCAAGCAAAAGGAGGAATACCCAGTTACATCCAGTTACGTGGGTTTAGTTGGATCAATCAG CTCTTTGGACGTGTCACTGTGTTTCAAAGACAACTACAAGGCCCACAATACTTGCAGTTTAGTTGTTCTGTTCGGCTTATGCTTGGTTTAATGCTAACTATTTTTTTAATTG TGCCCTTTGTACTCTATTCAACTTGA
- the LOC131157584 gene encoding uncharacterized protein LOC131157584 isoform X3 — MMVANGFDLWQKDTFFSAAEEVQESADIMESAYRTWVRERREGLAEEDVNELCRELQTALGTAKWQLEEFDRAVRLSYRSCFEENTTTRHRQFVAAIQNQISCVEVALKEYLNEDDKEPLQWVNLDEEERSDLVMFLSGTSGSLPTAKDEYVELGPSMKNFASKNQYNKEDVDLDFNSISSHVPDEIKDKASGSRRTWSSPNFGALKIVIADEDEQRKASMSSVEATPKEKGAKPMFWKQWFRGHSQAKGGIPSYIQLRGFSWINQLFGRVTVFQRQLQGPQYLQFSCSVRLMLGLMLTIFLIVPFVLYST, encoded by the exons ATGATGGTAGCGAACGGTTTTGATCTATGGCAAAAGGACACTTTCTTCTCTGCGGCCGAGGAGGTTCAAGAATCTGCCGACAT aatgGAGTCTGCTTACAGGACATGGgtaagagagagaagagaagggcTAGCAGAGGAAGATGTGAATGAACTTTGTAGGGAGCTGCAAACTGCTTTAGGTACTGCAAAATGGCAG TTGGAAGAGTTTGATAGGGCTGTAAGGTTGAGCTATAGAAGTTGCTTCGAAGAAAATACAACTACCAGGCATAGACAATTTGTTGCTGCCATACAAAACCAAATTTCTTGTGTTGAAGTAGCTTTAAAGGAATATCTTAATGAGGATGATAAGGAGCCTCTCCAATGGGTAAATTTAGATGAAGAAGAGCGCTCTGATTTAGTTATGTTTCTCAGTGGAACCTCTGGAAGCTTGCCAACTGCAAAGGACGAGTATGTTGAGCTTGGACCTTCCATGAAAAACTTTGCTTCCAAGAACCAATACAATAAAGAAGATGTAGACCTAGATTTCAATTCCATTAGCAGTCATGTTCCTGATGAAATAAAAG ATAAGGCAAGTGGTTCAAGAAGAACATGGAGCTCACCAAATTTTGGTGCTTTGAAGATTGTAATTGCTGATGAAGATGAACAGAGGAAGGCATCGATGTCAAGCGTTGAGGCCACACCCAAAGAAAAGGGGGCAAAACCCATGTTCTGGAAGCAATGGTTCAGAGGGCATTCTCAAGCAAAAGGAGGAATACCCAGTTACATCCAGTTACGTGGGTTTAGTTGGATCAATCAG CTCTTTGGACGTGTCACTGTGTTTCAAAGACAACTACAAGGCCCACAATACTTGCAGTTTAGTTGTTCTGTTCGGCTTATGCTTGGTTTAATGCTAACTATTTTTTTAATTG TGCCCTTTGTACTCTATTCAACTTGA
- the LOC131157584 gene encoding uncharacterized protein LOC131157584 isoform X1, which produces MMVANGFDLWQKDTFFSAAEEVQESADIMESAYRTWVRERREGLAEEDVNELCRELQTALGTAKWQLEEFDRAVRLSYRSCFEENTTTRHRQFVAAIQNQISCVEVALKEYLNEDDKEPLQWVNLDEEERSDLVMFLSGTSGSLPTAKDEYVELGPSMKNFASKNQYNKEDVDLDFNSISSHVPDEIKGFKDVVSINKDGKYIIELAAKEIPVTRDDLNCQADKASGSRRTWSSPNFGALKIVIADEDEQRKASMSSVEATPKEKGAKPMFWKQWFRGHSQAKGGIPSYIQLRGFSWINQLFGRVTVFQRQLQGPQYLQFSCSVRLMLGLMLTIFLIGKHLIKLLGNFVLTLEDHNLSPATQKKCIKMF; this is translated from the exons ATGATGGTAGCGAACGGTTTTGATCTATGGCAAAAGGACACTTTCTTCTCTGCGGCCGAGGAGGTTCAAGAATCTGCCGACAT aatgGAGTCTGCTTACAGGACATGGgtaagagagagaagagaagggcTAGCAGAGGAAGATGTGAATGAACTTTGTAGGGAGCTGCAAACTGCTTTAGGTACTGCAAAATGGCAG TTGGAAGAGTTTGATAGGGCTGTAAGGTTGAGCTATAGAAGTTGCTTCGAAGAAAATACAACTACCAGGCATAGACAATTTGTTGCTGCCATACAAAACCAAATTTCTTGTGTTGAAGTAGCTTTAAAGGAATATCTTAATGAGGATGATAAGGAGCCTCTCCAATGGGTAAATTTAGATGAAGAAGAGCGCTCTGATTTAGTTATGTTTCTCAGTGGAACCTCTGGAAGCTTGCCAACTGCAAAGGACGAGTATGTTGAGCTTGGACCTTCCATGAAAAACTTTGCTTCCAAGAACCAATACAATAAAGAAGATGTAGACCTAGATTTCAATTCCATTAGCAGTCATGTTCCTGATGAAATAAAAGGTTTTAAAGATGTTGTTTCAATTAATAAGGATGGAAAGTACATCATAGAACTAGCAGCAAAAGAAATTCCAGTGACAAGGGATGATTTAAATTGTCAAGCAGATAAGGCAAGTGGTTCAAGAAGAACATGGAGCTCACCAAATTTTGGTGCTTTGAAGATTGTAATTGCTGATGAAGATGAACAGAGGAAGGCATCGATGTCAAGCGTTGAGGCCACACCCAAAGAAAAGGGGGCAAAACCCATGTTCTGGAAGCAATGGTTCAGAGGGCATTCTCAAGCAAAAGGAGGAATACCCAGTTACATCCAGTTACGTGGGTTTAGTTGGATCAATCAG CTCTTTGGACGTGTCACTGTGTTTCAAAGACAACTACAAGGCCCACAATACTTGCAGTTTAGTTGTTCTGTTCGGCTTATGCTTGGTTTAATGCTAACTATTTTTTTAATTGGTAAGCACTTGATTAAACTTTTAGGAAATTTTGTCTTGACTCTTGAGGATCATAACCTCTCCCCAGCCACACAGAAGAAATGCATAAAAATGTTCTGA